The following are from one region of the Streptomyces changanensis genome:
- a CDS encoding IclR family transcriptional regulator, giving the protein MSATEAGGAQVKSAVRTVELLEYFAGSPGMHSLAAVQEAVGYPKSSLYMLLRTLVELGWVETDATGTRYGIGVRALLVGTSYIDGDEVVTAARPTLDRLSDDTTETIHLARLDGTNVVYLATRQSQHYLRPFTRVGRRLPAHSTSLGKALLATYTDEQVRKLLPETLPALTEHTITDRERLIEELRAVREQGYAVDREENTLGLRCFGIAIPYRTPARDAISCSVPVARLTPAHEQMIKDALFDARDRLTLATRRL; this is encoded by the coding sequence ATGTCTGCTACCGAAGCCGGCGGGGCGCAGGTCAAATCCGCCGTCCGCACCGTGGAGTTGCTGGAGTACTTCGCGGGGAGCCCCGGCATGCACTCGCTGGCCGCGGTCCAGGAAGCGGTCGGCTACCCGAAGTCGAGCCTGTACATGCTCCTGCGCACGCTGGTCGAGCTGGGCTGGGTGGAGACGGACGCGACGGGCACCCGGTACGGCATCGGCGTGCGCGCCCTGCTCGTCGGCACGTCCTACATCGACGGCGACGAGGTCGTCACGGCCGCCCGCCCGACCCTGGACCGGCTCTCCGACGACACCACCGAGACCATCCACCTCGCCCGCCTCGACGGCACCAACGTCGTCTACCTGGCGACCCGCCAGTCCCAGCACTACCTGCGCCCCTTCACCCGCGTCGGCCGGCGCCTGCCCGCCCACTCCACCTCCCTCGGCAAGGCGCTGCTCGCCACGTACACCGACGAGCAGGTGCGCAAGCTGCTGCCGGAGACCCTGCCCGCCCTCACCGAGCACACGATCACCGACCGGGAGCGGCTCATCGAGGAACTGCGCGCCGTCCGCGAGCAGGGGTACGCCGTCGACCGCGAGGAGAACACCCTCGGGCTGCGCTGCTTCGGCATCGCCATCCCGTACCGGACCCCCGCCCGCGACGCGATCAGCTGCTCGGTGCCGGTCGCGCGGCTCACCCCCGCCCACGAGCAGATGATCAAGGACGCGCTCTTCGACGCACGCGACCGGCTCACGCTCGCCACCCGGAGGCTCTGA